One Engystomops pustulosus chromosome 7, aEngPut4.maternal, whole genome shotgun sequence DNA window includes the following coding sequences:
- the LOC140070117 gene encoding vomeronasal type-2 receptor 26-like, which produces MAALESSLLMPESDITDNLMACEMPPRSIYSNKTIWKPIVGSWSVSSSNQIRMNSSAIIWNPSFNETPQSLCSQPCSLGYRKSLKNGKLACCFECVPCSDGEITSGPAMESCESCPDDQWSNPTRDKCITRSLHFLSYEEDLGLSLAVIATILFLITSLILWVFIKNRNTPLVRANNRNLSYVLLVSLMLCFLLSFLFIGRPEELTCLMRQTTFGIIYAVAISSILGKTMTVLIAFNDTKPGSTFKKVVGSRISTGLVILCSLGEFIICVTWMIFSPPYVELDSKTIPGIMIVQCNEGSIIAFYVAVSYIGFLAVFSFIIAFISRKLPDTFNEAQHITFSMLVFCSVWISFIPTYLSTKGKYMVAVEIFAILASNAALLFFIFSPKCYIILLRPDRNTKRDIKNVLKAQPIIQAWFTPGDEKVKHRFKY; this is translated from the exons ATGGCGGCGTTGGAGA GCAGCCTCTTAATGCCAGAATCGGACATAACTGATAACCTTATGGCGTGCGAGATGCCTCCTAGATCTATCT ACTCCAATAAAACAATATGGAAACCCATTGTTGGCAGCTGGTCTGTTTCATCTTCTAATCAAATCAGGATGAACAGTAGTGCGATAATCTGGAATCCAAGTTTCAATGAG acTCCTCAGTCGTTGTGCAGCCAGCCTTGTTCTCTGGGATACAGAAAGTCTctcaagaatggtaaactagcgtGCTGCTTTGAATGTGTACCGTGTAGTGATGGAGAGATAACAAGTGGCCCAG ccATGGAATCCTGTGAAAGTTGTCCGGATGACCAGTGGTCCAATCCGACTAGAGATAAATGTATTACACGTTCTCTACATTTTTTATCCTATGAGGAGGACTTAGGACTGTCATTGGCAGTCATTGCCACCATCTTGTTTTTGATTACTTCATTGATACTCTGGGTTTTTATTAAAAACCGGAACACTCCGCTGGTCAGAGCTAACAACCGTAACCTGAGTTATGTTCTCCTGGTGTCTTTGATGCTTTGTTTCCTTCTCTCATTCTTATTTATTGGACGTCCTGAAGAACTGACCTGCCTCATGAGACAAACCACCTTTGGGATTATCTACGCTGTTGCTATATCTTCGATTCTTGGAAAGACGATGACAGTTCTCATTGCATTCAATGATACAAAACCGGGAAGCACATTCAAAAAAGTTGTAGGATCCAGGATTTCCACCGGACTTGTCATTCTGTGTTCTTTGGGGGAGTTTATAATATGTGTAACATGGATGATATTTTCTCCACCATATGTAGAACTTGATAGTAAGACAATTCCTGGGATAATGATAGTACAATGTAATGAAGGCTCCATCATCGCTTTCTATGTCGCAGTCTCGTACATTGGGTTTTTAGCAGTTTTTAGCTTTATTATTGCTTTTATATCTAGGAAGCTTCCAGATACATTCAATGAGGCTCAACACATTACATTCAGTATGctggtgttctgcagtgtctggatatcTTTTATTCCAACATATCTCTCAACGAAGGGAAAATATATGGTGGCTGTGGAAATATTTGCTATTTTGGCATCTAATGCAGCATTACTGTTCTTTATATTCTCCCCCAAATGCTATATCATACTTCTAAGGCCTGACCGTAATACAAAAAGGGATATTAAA AATGTTCTGAAGGCTCAGCCAATAATACAAGCCTGGTTTACACCAGGTGACGAGAAAGTTAAACACAGATTTAAATATTAG